One Thermoleophilia bacterium DNA window includes the following coding sequences:
- a CDS encoding valine--tRNA ligase: MEARYAPWEIEERLMQRWLERSAFCAFPDDPRPAYVIAIPPPNVTGSLHMGHALNNTIQDILIRYHHLKGFNTLWIVGTDHAGIATQNKVEAQLASEGLRKEDIGREAFLERVWEWRRQYGSTIIRQLKRLGCACDYDHERFTMDEPYQAAVAQVFVSLYEKGDIYRDVYLVNWCARCGSAISDLEVEHEERDGKLYYVKYPLVGSDQALTVATTRPETILGDTAVAVNPKDPRYSHLIGRTAVVPLVHREVPVIGDDHVDMEFGTGALKITPGHDPADWEIGHRHGLPSVSVIGFDGRMSEAAGEFAGLSVAEARDAVVERLRQQGLLAEVREYRHAVGTCYRCGTTIEPLLSLQWLMDMKRLAEPAIRAVEEGKVRFVPERWADVYLDWMRGIRPWCISRQLWWGHRIPAYFCENCGHVMVTLVPPTACEACGGPVRQENDVLDTWFSSALWPFVTLGWPEDSPRLRVFYPTTVLSTARDIIYLWVARMIMMGLEFMGEVPFREVIIHPTVLAADGRRMSKSLGTGVDPLDLIDKYGADATRFGLIYMASVQDVRFSAERIEMGRNFANKVWNASRLVLQGADSQAEARVTLATVADRWLFSRLASVTREVARLYESYEFHEAARLLYRFIWNEVCDWYLEIAKTRLYSENPQERREISGNLFVLLEQAMTLLHPIMPFLTEEVYTYLPQVRNGLRPSSLFDGSYPEPSPEWDDPQAEVAMEGFFEVISGLRSTREDLGIPRTVVGKVHVSAAPETAFAFKELGREFLQLSGFELVAVSSESTRPQGGRYASVGGARARGYLELEGIVDLERERQRLMSKARKAQADIQKAQAKLSNEGFLSKAPESIVAEERARLEAALATLEEVRLQYRERVGEELSL; encoded by the coding sequence ATGGAGGCGCGTTACGCGCCGTGGGAAATCGAAGAGCGGCTGATGCAGCGCTGGCTTGAGCGCTCCGCGTTTTGCGCTTTTCCTGATGACCCTCGGCCAGCATATGTGATTGCTATTCCCCCGCCGAACGTGACCGGTTCCTTACACATGGGTCATGCGCTAAACAATACAATCCAGGACATCCTTATCCGCTATCACCATCTAAAGGGCTTTAACACCCTGTGGATAGTGGGAACTGATCACGCCGGGATAGCTACGCAAAACAAGGTCGAGGCGCAGTTGGCTTCTGAAGGTCTTCGAAAAGAGGACATTGGGCGAGAGGCCTTCTTAGAGCGAGTGTGGGAGTGGCGGCGTCAGTATGGTTCGACCATCATACGTCAACTCAAGCGTCTAGGGTGCGCCTGTGACTACGATCACGAGCGTTTCACCATGGATGAGCCGTACCAAGCGGCGGTTGCACAGGTGTTTGTGTCGCTTTACGAGAAAGGCGACATCTACCGCGATGTCTACCTAGTGAACTGGTGTGCACGGTGCGGGTCCGCCATCTCTGACCTGGAAGTGGAGCACGAAGAGCGTGACGGCAAGCTGTACTACGTCAAGTACCCGCTTGTTGGTTCAGACCAAGCACTTACGGTTGCCACCACTCGCCCTGAGACCATTTTGGGCGATACTGCCGTTGCTGTGAATCCAAAGGATCCTCGCTACTCTCATCTGATTGGTCGTACAGCAGTAGTGCCTCTCGTACATCGGGAAGTGCCGGTCATTGGCGATGACCACGTGGATATGGAGTTTGGCACCGGCGCTCTTAAGATTACTCCCGGTCATGACCCAGCAGACTGGGAGATTGGACACCGTCACGGGCTGCCTAGCGTCTCGGTCATTGGTTTTGACGGCCGCATGAGTGAGGCGGCGGGTGAGTTTGCTGGGCTAAGCGTAGCCGAGGCGCGGGACGCAGTGGTTGAGCGCCTTCGGCAGCAAGGTCTTCTTGCTGAGGTACGCGAGTACCGCCATGCTGTGGGCACTTGCTACCGCTGTGGCACCACTATCGAGCCGCTTCTTTCTTTGCAATGGTTAATGGACATGAAGCGGCTCGCAGAGCCCGCTATTCGAGCGGTTGAGGAAGGCAAGGTGCGGTTTGTGCCTGAGCGGTGGGCCGACGTCTACTTGGACTGGATGCGGGGCATAAGGCCCTGGTGCATAAGCAGGCAGTTGTGGTGGGGACACCGCATCCCCGCTTACTTCTGCGAGAACTGCGGACACGTTATGGTAACGCTAGTCCCTCCAACGGCTTGTGAGGCCTGTGGCGGACCAGTACGGCAAGAAAATGATGTGCTGGATACCTGGTTTAGCTCTGCGCTGTGGCCCTTTGTGACCTTGGGTTGGCCTGAAGACAGTCCGCGACTACGAGTCTTTTACCCCACGACTGTGTTGTCCACAGCGCGGGACATCATATACCTGTGGGTGGCGCGGATGATCATGATGGGACTTGAGTTTATGGGGGAGGTTCCATTCCGAGAAGTGATCATCCATCCGACGGTCTTGGCGGCGGACGGCCGACGCATGAGCAAAAGCCTTGGTACGGGCGTGGATCCCCTTGACCTTATTGACAAATACGGAGCCGACGCCACTCGATTTGGCCTGATCTACATGGCCTCGGTGCAGGATGTACGCTTTAGTGCTGAACGCATCGAGATGGGCCGAAATTTCGCTAACAAAGTGTGGAATGCGTCGCGGCTCGTCTTGCAGGGTGCGGATTCCCAAGCCGAAGCCCGGGTGACTCTCGCTACTGTTGCTGACCGCTGGCTATTTAGTCGGCTGGCCTCGGTTACTCGCGAAGTGGCAAGGCTCTACGAAAGTTATGAGTTCCACGAGGCTGCGCGGCTGCTTTACCGTTTCATCTGGAATGAGGTGTGTGACTGGTACCTGGAGATTGCCAAGACTCGACTCTACAGTGAGAACCCGCAGGAGAGAAGGGAAATAAGCGGCAATCTGTTCGTACTGCTTGAGCAGGCGATGACTCTGCTTCACCCCATAATGCCCTTCCTCACCGAAGAGGTTTACACTTACCTGCCGCAGGTCAGAAACGGACTCCGACCGTCGAGTTTGTTTGATGGTTCTTATCCTGAGCCTTCCCCCGAGTGGGACGACCCGCAGGCCGAAGTCGCCATGGAGGGGTTCTTCGAGGTTATAAGCGGCCTTAGGTCGACTAGGGAGGATCTGGGAATTCCCCGTACTGTCGTTGGTAAGGTACATGTTTCGGCTGCTCCGGAAACAGCTTTCGCCTTCAAGGAGCTTGGCCGCGAATTTCTTCAGTTATCTGGGTTTGAGCTTGTGGCTGTGAGCAGTGAAAGTACAAGACCGCAGGGCGGTCGGTACGCCTCCGTAGGAGGAGCGCGCGCGAGAGGCTATCTTGAGCTTGAGGGCATAGTAGACCTGGAGAGGGAACGGCAGAGGCTTATGAGCAAAGCGCGTAAGGCGCAGGCAGACATACAAAAGGCGCAAGCCAAGCTGTCAAATGAGGGATTCCTGAGCAAGGCTCCCGAGTCCATAGTGGCCGAGGAACGCGCCCGGCTAGAAGCTGCTCTTGCCACCCTAGAAGAGGTGCGGTTGCAGTATCGCGAGCGCGTGGGCGAGGAGTTGTCTTTGTAA